DNA from Deltaproteobacteria bacterium:
AGATCGGCGGCGTATGCGGAGGTATCGGGGAATACTTTGACAAAGATCCGACGCTGATAAGAATTCTCTTTATTATGGCAATTCTGTTCTCATTTGGATTCGGTATTCTTGCCTATCTGGCAATGTGGCTTATAATTCCGAAGAAACCTGATGCATTTCAAGATCGGGTTTAGGATCACAAGATTAAAGATATTCTATATCTAAAGGATATGGCAGATGGCTGGTAATCATGTGTTGACAACGCACGGTATAAGGAATATTAATTTTCCACATTAAAACGGTAATTGAGGAGGAGAGAGTATGATGAAAAAAGTTTTATTGAGAATTTTTATGATAAGTCTTGCCCTGGTATTTATCAGCACTGCCGGCTTTGCAGCGGATGAGGTTAAATTAATCAATATCAACTCCGCAAACAAAGAAGTGCTGATGACCCTACCCGGTATCAGTGCAGCTTACGCACAGAGGATCATTAGTGGTCGTCCGTATGCAAAAAAGGATCAGCTCAAAACGAAGAAAATTATACCTGCTGACGTCTATGAAAAGATAAAGGACAAGATCGTCGTAAAACAACTTTCGTAGAAGATGTGAACAATACGTTTTGGTGATTAAAAAAAGATAAGCCCCGGAGGTGCTAACCGGGGTTTATTTTATTGGAGTAATGCAACCGCTATTTTTTTGTGCTAAGAAGCGATCATGGTAGAACAAGAGGCTGTTATTATAAGAGAAGATTTGGCAAAGGAGTGGTCGCACCGCTGGCTGATAGGCCTCGTTAATTTTTGTCTCAGCTTTGCTGCTATGGCTTCCTTTATTTTTATTCCCCTGCTTGGCGCACAGTTGGGGGCGTCTGATTTTGAGATCGGGCTGGTGGGCGCCGCCTACGGGATCGCATTTTTGTTTTCTTCTCTTTTTTCGGGGTGGAAATCCGACCATCTGGGAAGGCTTCTTTTTGTGCGGTGGGGGCTTTTGATAAGCAGCGCGGCCTTTGCCATCCAGCTTTTGGCCCACAGTGTTCCGGTGTTAATAGCTGTTCGGGCGGTTGTGGGGTTTTCCCTGGGCATCGCTGTTGCGGCAATCATTACCTACGCGTTTGAATCCGGCGCCAATATGGGGAAATACAGCTCTTACGGATCCCTCGGCTGGATTTTCGGCGCCGTGGCGTCAGCGTTGATCGGTGATATCAAGCTTCTTTTCTGGCTTAGTTTTCTGTTTTGCCTGATGGCCTTTTTCCTCTCCATGGCCTTTAAAAAAGTGCCGTCACACCATTTCTCCAAACCCCCCAATATGTGGCACGTCATGCGCCGGGATTACAGGATTTACCTTGCGGTATTCCTGCGGCACCTGGGAGCCAGCGCCGTCTGGATCATTTTTCCACTGTATCTGGCCTCTATAGGCCTCGATAATTTTTGGATCGGTCTTTTGTGGGGGGTTAACTTTGCCGTGCAGTTTGTGGTTATGCGCCAGTTGGAGCGGTTTTCTGAATTCAAAACGTTTTTTTACGGTCAACTTCTTTCACTTTTTGTGTTTACGGCATACATTTTTGTAACCGACCGGTTTTGTCTGATCATAGTACAGGCGCTCATGGGCGTGGCCTGGTCCTGTCTTTATGTCGGCGCGCTGCTCATCGTCCTGCGAAGCGGGGCAGAAAAGGGTACTTCCGGCGGTATATTCCAGTCTACACTGAATTTGTGCAATGCCGTAGGGCCGCTGCTCGGTGGCCTTATTGCCCAGGGATGGGGATACCGCGGGGTCATGTTTTTTGCCGCTGCCCTTTGTTTTGCCGGAATGTTCGTATCCGTGCCGGCGAAGCGGAGCGTGCCCGGGAGTTAGTACGCTGTCTTATGTATAAACATACTCTTCATTTCTTTCGCACTTTCTGTGAAAGAGTGTGACAGTTGTGAAAAGAAGGGAGAAAAATAATGCTCTACAGTAAACCCGTGACAGAAATCATCAAGCAGCGCTTTTCCTGCCGGTCATATTTTGAAAAGCCCATCGCGAAAGATAAGCGGAAAAGCCTGGCCGGTTTCATATCTTCGACAGGGACAGGACCGTTTGGTACACCGGCGCGTTTTCAACTTATCGCCGCAACAGAGCAGGATCGAAACTCTCTGAAGGGACTGGGGACGTACGGATTCATCAAGGGTGCAACGGGTTTTATCATGGGCGCCGTGGGGCATTCCGAAATGAACCTGGAAGACTATGGCTATGTGATGGAGCGCGCCATTCTGTTTGCGACGGACATCGGGCTGGGTACATGCTGGCTTGGAGGAACATTCACCAGGAGCCGCTTTGCGAAGAAGATTTCGGCGGAGGAGGGGGAGTTGATTCCGGCGGTAGCGTCCATCGGATATAGTGCAGACAGAGGCCGGTCCGGGGTCACGATGCGCCAGCTTGTAGGAGGACATAACCGGCAGCCCGGGGAGAACATGTTCTTCCGGGAGAGTTTTGGAGTTCCTCTTTCTCCTGATGAGGCCGGAGCGTATGCTGTCCCGCTTGAAATGGTACGGATAGGGCCGTCCGCTTCAAACAAGCAGCCGTGGCGAATTATCAAAGACGGGAACGCCTGGCACTTTTACCTTCAGAGGACCAGGGGGTATGGCAACAGCCTTACTTTCAGACTCCTGGGATTGGCGGATTTGCAGCGTGTGGATATGGGCATTGCGATGAGCCACTTCGAACTCACCGCCAAAGAGCTTGGCCTGAAAGGCAAATGGGTCATCCAGGAACCGAAGATAGAAAAGCCGGACAGGCTGACTGAATACACCGTAAGCTGGGCAGGTTAATTTTAATGACCCCATTTAACAATGACAGGATACATTGTATTGGAAACTGATTCCCCTATCTTCGGTCTTGGTCAGAGTGCCCTTGATTACATCGGGATAATAGCGGCATATCCGCCGCCCGATGTAAAATGCGAATTCACGAATATGGATATTCAGGGAGGTGGCGTTGTGGCAACGGCGCTCGTCGCCCTGAGCCGTTGGAGGCTGCCCTGCTATTTTGCCGGCGTTGTGGGAAATGATGTCTTCGGCGTAACCATTGCGAAATCGCTTCGTAAAGAAGGTATCGACACAGGCGGCCTTATCATACGAGAGGGCCATTCTTCCCAGTTTGCCTTTATCGTCAGTGAACCCGGCATAGGCCGTAGAACTATCTTCTGGCAGAGACCGACGGGGATGCCGTTACAGCCTGATGAGCTGGATATGGAGGTGCTCCGAAGAAGCAGGGCCCTCCACACGGACGGACTTTTTGCGGAGGCATCAATCTTCGCATGTCGCAAGGCCAGGGAAACCGGTATCCCGGTGGTTGTGGACGCGGGAACTCTCCGGGAGGGCATGCTGGATATTGTCCCCTTTAGTGACTGCTTTATCACTTCGGAAACTTTTTCGCAGGCAATGGCGGAAAACCACCTGGAGACCTGCCGCATCCTATCAGGGCTGGGAGCCCGTTTCGCCGGTGTCACCCTGGGAGAGAAAGGATATATAGCCCTGGTCGATGGCCGGATTATTCAAAAGCCCGCGTATCCGGTAAAGGCAATAGACACCACAGGGTGCGGCGATGTATTCCACGCAGGCGTCACCTACGGCATCGTGCACGGGTGGGATGCGGAAAAGTGCCTCGACCTTGGAGCCTGGGCTGCGGCTCTGGTCAGCACGCAGATGGGAGGACGAAAAGGAATTCCCACCTACGATGAATTAAAAAACAAGGGATATTGATATTCCACCCCCCTTGTCATTTCGGCCCATCCCTGTCATCCCGGACTTGATCCGGGATCCAGATTTCTTTTGCCTTGGTCCTTGAAACTTTCACCTTGTCCCTTCTTCACAGAATCACGAAAAACCACTTGACTGATTCCCTATTCAGGTATACTTTTCTCTTAAATTTCAAATGGATATTGAGCCCAACATTACAAAATCCTGATGGGTATTCCCGGGATTTCTATAAACAGGAAGCAGCTTATGAAGAAAACAATGCCTTTTATTATTGCGTTGCTCCTTGTTATATCTGTTCCTCCCGCTTCCGCTGAAACAAAAACCTTCATGAAGGAATACACCTATCAGGCAGGCGCCTTCGACAGCAAGGCCTCTTCCCGGACTATTGCTTTTGAACAGGTC
Protein-coding regions in this window:
- a CDS encoding PspC domain-containing protein, whose product is MKKLYLSYTDKKIGGVCGGIGEYFDKDPTLIRILFIMAILFSFGFGILAYLAMWLIIPKKPDAFQDRV
- a CDS encoding helix-hairpin-helix domain-containing protein, whose translation is MMKKVLLRIFMISLALVFISTAGFAADEVKLININSANKEVLMTLPGISAAYAQRIISGRPYAKKDQLKTKKIIPADVYEKIKDKIVVKQLS
- a CDS encoding MFS transporter, whose product is MVEQEAVIIREDLAKEWSHRWLIGLVNFCLSFAAMASFIFIPLLGAQLGASDFEIGLVGAAYGIAFLFSSLFSGWKSDHLGRLLFVRWGLLISSAAFAIQLLAHSVPVLIAVRAVVGFSLGIAVAAIITYAFESGANMGKYSSYGSLGWIFGAVASALIGDIKLLFWLSFLFCLMAFFLSMAFKKVPSHHFSKPPNMWHVMRRDYRIYLAVFLRHLGASAVWIIFPLYLASIGLDNFWIGLLWGVNFAVQFVVMRQLERFSEFKTFFYGQLLSLFVFTAYIFVTDRFCLIIVQALMGVAWSCLYVGALLIVLRSGAEKGTSGGIFQSTLNLCNAVGPLLGGLIAQGWGYRGVMFFAAALCFAGMFVSVPAKRSVPGS
- a CDS encoding nitroreductase: MLYSKPVTEIIKQRFSCRSYFEKPIAKDKRKSLAGFISSTGTGPFGTPARFQLIAATEQDRNSLKGLGTYGFIKGATGFIMGAVGHSEMNLEDYGYVMERAILFATDIGLGTCWLGGTFTRSRFAKKISAEEGELIPAVASIGYSADRGRSGVTMRQLVGGHNRQPGENMFFRESFGVPLSPDEAGAYAVPLEMVRIGPSASNKQPWRIIKDGNAWHFYLQRTRGYGNSLTFRLLGLADLQRVDMGIAMSHFELTAKELGLKGKWVIQEPKIEKPDRLTEYTVSWAG
- a CDS encoding PfkB family carbohydrate kinase, encoding METDSPIFGLGQSALDYIGIIAAYPPPDVKCEFTNMDIQGGGVVATALVALSRWRLPCYFAGVVGNDVFGVTIAKSLRKEGIDTGGLIIREGHSSQFAFIVSEPGIGRRTIFWQRPTGMPLQPDELDMEVLRRSRALHTDGLFAEASIFACRKARETGIPVVVDAGTLREGMLDIVPFSDCFITSETFSQAMAENHLETCRILSGLGARFAGVTLGEKGYIALVDGRIIQKPAYPVKAIDTTGCGDVFHAGVTYGIVHGWDAEKCLDLGAWAAALVSTQMGGRKGIPTYDELKNKGY